A genomic segment from Pyruvatibacter sp. encodes:
- a CDS encoding deoxyguanosinetriphosphate triphosphohydrolase: MAPALSKPSDHAGAAYASDPTQTRGRRFEEMESRTRSPYQRDRDRIIHSGAFRRLKHKTQVFVYHEGDYYRTRLTHSLEVAQIARSLSRFLNLDEDLAEALALAHDLGHTPFGHAGEDALAECMKGYGGFDHNAQTLRIVTRLEQRYADFDGLNLTWETLEGVVKHNGPVISKGQSTAHLPRAFREYEGLEALDLHTYASLEAQIAALSDDIAYNNHDIDDGLRAGLFTVDDLMALPLVGEMFREVYDAYPGLAPRRLRHESIRRLISHMVEDVIGETSRRLSALGATSSDDIRNANHQVAAFSDEMQRHDKALKSFLLERMYRHYRVNRSMSKAKRVMTQLFELLVSEPNLLPDEWQALTDGARTQQTAETVCDFVAGMTDRFAIEEHRRMFENDPIFR, encoded by the coding sequence GTGGCACCGGCTCTGAGCAAACCATCTGATCACGCAGGTGCGGCGTATGCATCCGACCCTACCCAAACGCGCGGGCGGCGGTTTGAGGAGATGGAGAGCCGCACGCGGTCGCCCTATCAGCGCGACCGGGACAGGATCATCCATTCGGGTGCCTTCCGGCGGCTCAAGCACAAGACGCAGGTGTTTGTCTATCACGAGGGTGACTATTACCGCACGCGGCTTACGCATTCGCTGGAAGTGGCGCAGATAGCCCGCTCGCTCAGCCGGTTTTTGAACCTTGATGAAGATCTGGCCGAGGCCTTGGCGCTGGCTCATGACCTTGGCCACACTCCGTTTGGCCATGCGGGCGAGGATGCGCTGGCGGAGTGCATGAAAGGCTATGGTGGCTTTGACCACAACGCCCAGACATTGCGCATCGTCACGCGGCTTGAGCAGCGCTATGCGGACTTTGACGGGCTGAACCTTACCTGGGAAACGCTGGAAGGCGTTGTAAAGCACAACGGTCCGGTAATTTCGAAAGGCCAAAGCACCGCGCATCTGCCGCGCGCGTTTCGGGAGTATGAGGGGCTCGAGGCGCTTGATCTGCACACCTATGCAAGCCTTGAGGCGCAGATCGCCGCGTTGTCAGACGACATTGCCTACAACAACCACGACATTGACGATGGCCTGCGCGCCGGACTGTTTACGGTTGATGATCTGATGGCGCTGCCGCTGGTGGGTGAGATGTTTCGTGAGGTTTACGATGCCTATCCCGGCCTTGCACCGCGTCGGCTGCGTCATGAATCCATCAGGCGGTTGATTTCTCATATGGTTGAGGATGTGATCGGTGAAACATCGCGGCGGCTCTCAGCGCTGGGGGCTACGAGCAGCGATGATATTCGCAACGCTAACCATCAGGTTGCCGCGTTCTCTGACGAGATGCAGCGCCACGACAAAGCGCTGAAATCGTTTTTGCTGGAGCGCATGTATCGGCATTACCGCGTCAACCGCTCCATGAGCAAAGCCAAGCGGGTGATGACGCAGCTTTTTGAGTTGCTGGTGAGTGAGCCCAACTTGCTGCCCGATGAATGGCAGGCGCTCACGGATGGCGCGCGCACTCAGCAGACAGCGGAAACGGTGTGCGACTTTGTGGCAGGCATGACAGACCGGTTTGCCATCGAGGAGCACCGACGGATGTTCGAGAACGATCCGATTTTCAGGTAG
- a CDS encoding YtoQ family protein codes for MSKTWRVYLSGEIHTDWRDQIEAGTRDAGLPVTFSAPVTDHGASDAAGAEILGAEDDEFWFDNKGAKVNAIRTSTLIKDADIVVVRFGDKYKQWNAAFDAGYAAALGKPIVTLHDPDLRHPLKEVDGAALAWAQEPAQVVRVLKYVIEGTL; via the coding sequence ATGAGCAAGACCTGGCGGGTTTATCTTTCCGGCGAAATCCACACCGACTGGCGCGACCAGATTGAGGCCGGCACTCGTGACGCGGGCCTACCGGTGACGTTCTCGGCTCCGGTGACAGACCACGGGGCCTCCGACGCGGCGGGGGCTGAGATACTGGGCGCGGAAGACGATGAGTTCTGGTTCGACAACAAAGGTGCCAAGGTAAACGCTATCCGCACTTCAACGCTGATCAAGGATGCTGACATCGTGGTGGTCCGTTTCGGGGACAAATACAAACAGTGGAACGCCGCGTTTGATGCTGGCTACGCCGCAGCGCTGGGCAAGCCCATTGTCACGCTCCATGACCCTGATCTGCGGCACCCGCTCAAGGAAGTGGATGGAGCAGCGCTTGCCTGGGCGCAGGAACCTGCACAGGTAGTGCGCGTGCTGAAATATGTCATTGAAGGCACGTTGTAG
- the erpA gene encoding iron-sulfur cluster insertion protein ErpA, with the protein MSGVEVESRPADTAPFAVTANAAKQVAAILSGEPAGTMLRVSVDGGGCSGFQYNFTLETSKNADDLVIERDGATVLVDEMSLEYMSGSELDYVDDLIGQSFQVKNPNATASCGCGTSFSV; encoded by the coding sequence ATGAGTGGTGTTGAAGTCGAGAGCAGGCCAGCGGATACGGCACCTTTTGCGGTGACGGCCAATGCGGCCAAGCAGGTCGCAGCCATCCTGTCAGGCGAACCCGCTGGCACCATGCTGCGCGTCAGCGTCGATGGCGGCGGCTGTTCAGGCTTCCAGTATAATTTTACCCTTGAGACCAGCAAAAACGCTGACGATCTGGTCATCGAGCGTGACGGGGCCACCGTGCTGGTGGACGAGATGTCACTCGAATATATGAGCGGTTCCGAACTTGATTATGTGGACGACCTGATCGGCCAGTCTTTTCAGGTGAAAAACCCTAACGCCACCGCATCATGTGGCTGCGGCACGTCTTTTTCGGTCTAG
- a CDS encoding enoyl-CoA hydratase-related protein, translating into MSEAHDLNSAEPNEVLYEVDECIATITLNAPERMNTISGPMLRQLTELLVTAEEDTGVRCVILTGSGRAFCAGLNLEEAKSSSGISGGTFSATLDLRNTPPTVMQAMDTPTICAVNGGAAGYGMDTALGCDIRLMADTAKLAAAFTRRGVVPESGGTWFLPRMIGWEKASELIFTGRTLSAEESVEWGLASRVVPAAELMSHARALAKEIAENAPLAVQASKRMMRMGLNETFPDHVHHVYLQLLPLMRSQDMKEGMMAFLEKRKPDFKGR; encoded by the coding sequence ATGAGTGAAGCCCATGATCTGAACAGCGCTGAACCGAATGAGGTTCTGTATGAGGTTGATGAGTGCATTGCCACCATCACCCTGAACGCGCCTGAGCGCATGAACACCATCTCGGGACCGATGCTGCGGCAGTTGACTGAATTGCTGGTGACCGCAGAGGAGGACACCGGAGTGCGTTGTGTCATTCTGACCGGCAGCGGGCGGGCTTTTTGTGCCGGGCTCAACCTTGAAGAAGCAAAGTCCAGCAGCGGCATAAGTGGGGGCACTTTCAGTGCAACGCTTGATCTGCGCAACACGCCGCCTACCGTCATGCAGGCGATGGACACCCCCACCATCTGTGCTGTCAATGGCGGCGCGGCAGGCTATGGCATGGATACAGCGCTGGGCTGCGACATTCGGCTGATGGCGGACACTGCAAAGCTGGCCGCAGCATTTACCAGGCGCGGCGTTGTGCCTGAGTCCGGCGGCACCTGGTTTTTGCCGCGCATGATCGGCTGGGAAAAGGCCTCCGAACTGATTTTTACCGGACGCACCCTGTCGGCGGAAGAGAGCGTCGAGTGGGGGCTTGCCTCCCGCGTGGTCCCTGCGGCGGAACTGATGAGCCATGCCCGCGCGCTCGCAAAAGAGATTGCCGAGAACGCACCGCTGGCCGTGCAGGCCTCAAAACGGATGATGCGGATGGGGCTCAACGAAACCTTCCCCGACCATGTTCATCATGTCTATTTGCAGCTTCTGCCGCTGATGCGTTCGCAGGATATGAAAGAAGGCATGATGGCGTTTCTGGAAAAGCGCAAGCCGGACTTCAAAGGCCGCTAG
- a CDS encoding gamma carbonic anhydrase family protein produces MAIYGLDGVEPVLPAQGRYWVAPNAAVIGNVLLEEDASVWFNATVRGDNDQMRIGTRSNIQDGSVLHSDPGMPLTIGADVTVGHMVMLHGCTIGDGSLIGIGSTVLNGAKIGKGSIIGAHALVTEGKEIPDGVLAVGAPAKVVRELTPQDSAALKFSAHHYVENWRKFAVSMQKLAD; encoded by the coding sequence ATGGCCATTTATGGCTTGGACGGAGTGGAGCCGGTACTGCCGGCGCAGGGGCGTTACTGGGTGGCCCCCAACGCTGCCGTCATTGGTAATGTGCTGCTGGAAGAAGATGCCAGCGTTTGGTTCAACGCCACCGTGCGCGGCGATAACGACCAGATGCGCATCGGTACACGCAGCAACATTCAGGATGGCTCGGTGCTGCACTCAGACCCCGGAATGCCTCTGACCATCGGCGCGGATGTCACTGTTGGTCATATGGTTATGCTGCATGGCTGCACTATTGGTGACGGCTCGCTCATCGGGATTGGATCAACGGTGCTCAACGGCGCAAAGATAGGCAAAGGATCGATCATCGGGGCCCATGCGCTGGTGACCGAAGGCAAGGAAATACCTGACGGTGTTCTGGCTGTTGGAGCCCCCGCAAAGGTGGTGCGCGAGCTGACGCCGCAAGACAGCGCCGCGCTCAAGTTTTCCGCCCATCACTACGTTGAAAACTGGCGCAAATTTGCTGTTTCCATGCAAAAGTTGGCGGACTGA
- a CDS encoding PhoX family phosphatase has translation MSGRSNTDVNCGVMLEDDENVRSSPVGAPTFGEVAAARMGRRGFLKGAMGTTAYAALAIAPASLLAACGQDAGDETTAAVEPARSPGSLPSFTEISHGVSTDHVVAPGYQADILIRWGDPVVADAPAFVPGSTDADAQEKQFGYNNDYVGFIPLNDDGSRGVLCVNHEFTSRDVMFPYDLRFNSPAELAEMEMAAHGGSIVEIARDADGIWTVVSDSNLNRRISTRSTVMNISGPAAGHVRMQTNADPTGTSVIGTVNNCAGGITPYGSYLMAEENFHFYFRGKLHDTDRQWETDSELAALCMAGEATHPEARNFCRYGVAMGRGYDWGRHFERFDINKEPNEANRFGWVVEVDPLDPASTPVKRTALGRFKHEGAESIINKDGRLVIYMGDDQRFDYLYRFVSKNTVNTDDRAANFGLLDEGTLSVARFSDDGSLTWMPLIHGQGPLTAENGFDSQADVMIETRRAADLLEATPLDRPEDVEPNPKTNKVYVALTNNSRRTPGQTDAMQDRGPNFWGLIVELSPPDDDHAADTFRWDILVKAGDPSVPQIGAKFSPSTSANGWFACPDNLAIDPSGRLWVTTDQGSGWSQTSGTADGVWALGTHGDQRGTSAMFYRVPAGAEMCGPCFTPDGETLFVAVQHPGTDGALAFEPHGRASTFEDPMTRWPDFDDATPPRPSVVAIRRQGGGPIG, from the coding sequence ATGTCCGGCCGTTCAAATACCGATGTCAATTGCGGCGTCATGCTGGAAGACGATGAGAATGTCCGGTCCAGCCCCGTGGGAGCACCCACCTTTGGAGAGGTCGCCGCTGCACGTATGGGACGTCGCGGCTTCCTGAAAGGTGCAATGGGCACTACGGCATATGCAGCACTTGCCATTGCTCCGGCATCCCTGCTGGCCGCCTGCGGGCAGGATGCAGGCGACGAAACCACAGCCGCAGTAGAGCCCGCGCGCTCGCCTGGCTCCCTGCCCTCGTTCACCGAGATCAGCCATGGTGTCTCAACCGACCATGTGGTCGCGCCGGGTTATCAGGCCGACATATTGATCCGCTGGGGTGACCCGGTGGTTGCAGATGCGCCGGCTTTTGTGCCCGGCAGCACCGATGCGGACGCGCAGGAAAAGCAGTTCGGCTACAACAATGATTATGTGGGCTTTATACCGCTGAATGACGACGGTTCGCGCGGCGTGCTGTGTGTCAATCACGAATTCACATCGCGCGACGTGATGTTCCCGTATGACCTGCGGTTCAACAGCCCCGCCGAACTCGCCGAGATGGAAATGGCGGCCCATGGCGGATCCATTGTCGAGATCGCGCGTGATGCGGACGGCATCTGGACCGTTGTGTCGGACAGTAACCTCAACCGCCGCATTTCAACGCGCTCAACAGTGATGAACATCTCCGGCCCCGCCGCCGGCCACGTCCGGATGCAGACAAACGCTGATCCGACCGGCACCAGCGTCATCGGCACAGTCAATAACTGCGCGGGCGGCATCACGCCCTATGGCAGCTACCTGATGGCGGAAGAGAATTTCCATTTCTATTTTCGCGGCAAGCTGCACGACACCGATCGCCAATGGGAAACCGATAGCGAGCTTGCAGCCCTGTGCATGGCAGGTGAGGCAACCCACCCGGAGGCCCGCAACTTCTGCCGCTACGGCGTGGCCATGGGCCGTGGCTACGATTGGGGTCGCCACTTCGAGCGTTTCGATATCAACAAAGAGCCGAACGAGGCAAACCGCTTTGGCTGGGTGGTCGAAGTGGACCCGCTGGACCCCGCCTCAACGCCGGTAAAGCGCACGGCTCTGGGTCGCTTCAAGCATGAAGGTGCTGAAAGCATCATCAACAAGGATGGTCGTCTTGTCATCTATATGGGCGACGACCAGCGGTTTGATTATCTTTATCGTTTCGTCAGCAAAAATACGGTGAATACGGACGACCGTGCCGCCAATTTTGGCCTTCTCGATGAGGGCACGCTGAGTGTTGCCAGGTTCAGCGACGACGGATCGCTGACATGGATGCCGCTCATTCACGGGCAAGGTCCGCTGACCGCTGAAAACGGGTTTGACAGCCAGGCCGACGTGATGATCGAAACCCGCCGTGCAGCAGACCTTCTGGAAGCCACACCGCTTGACCGGCCCGAAGACGTGGAACCAAACCCCAAAACCAACAAAGTCTATGTGGCGTTGACCAACAATTCCCGCCGCACGCCGGGTCAGACGGACGCCATGCAGGACCGTGGTCCCAATTTCTGGGGCCTGATCGTCGAGCTGTCGCCGCCCGATGACGACCACGCAGCTGATACATTTAGGTGGGACATCCTGGTCAAGGCCGGCGATCCGTCGGTGCCGCAGATTGGTGCCAAGTTCTCACCCTCGACAAGCGCCAATGGCTGGTTTGCCTGCCCCGACAATCTGGCAATTGATCCGTCAGGCCGCTTGTGGGTGACCACTGACCAAGGTTCTGGCTGGAGCCAAACGTCGGGTACCGCCGATGGTGTTTGGGCACTTGGCACACATGGCGACCAAAGGGGTACCAGTGCCATGTTCTACCGTGTGCCTGCTGGTGCAGAAATGTGCGGCCCATGTTTTACGCCAGACGGCGAAACCCTGTTTGTGGCGGTGCAGCACCCCGGAACAGACGGTGCTCTGGCTTTTGAGCCGCACGGCCGTGCCTCGACCTTTGAAGACCCGATGACCCGCTGGCCGGATTTTGATGATGCAACGCCGCCGCGTCCGTCTGTCGTTGCAATCCGCAGGCAAGGTGGCGGGCCTATCGGTTGA
- a CDS encoding nuclear transport factor 2 family protein produces MIEKCIADWHDYIIHKKPGGLENLIAEDCVFISPVVFTPQHGKDLTLAYLRAAGGTLGGEGKSADGKPADNAGKFKYTKEVMAGHHAVLEFETEMNGKYVNGVDIITCNDEGKITEFRVMIRPLQAVNAVHAAMGEMLAKMKQAS; encoded by the coding sequence ATGATCGAAAAATGCATTGCCGACTGGCACGATTACATCATTCACAAGAAGCCGGGTGGTCTTGAAAATCTGATCGCGGAAGATTGCGTGTTCATTTCACCGGTAGTGTTCACGCCACAGCACGGCAAGGATCTGACCCTGGCCTATCTGCGGGCGGCAGGCGGTACGCTTGGCGGCGAGGGCAAATCTGCGGATGGCAAGCCCGCCGACAATGCCGGCAAGTTCAAATACACCAAGGAAGTGATGGCCGGACATCACGCCGTGCTTGAGTTTGAAACCGAGATGAACGGCAAATACGTCAACGGCGTGGACATCATCACCTGCAACGACGAGGGCAAAATCACGGAGTTTCGCGTGATGATCCGCCCCCTGCAGGCCGTAAATGCGGTTCATGCAGCGATGGGTGAGATGCTTGCGAAAATGAAGCAGGCAAGCTGA
- a CDS encoding DUF3126 family protein — translation MDQQEIIRLETYLRKKFRLDIIEVRQRPIKDDSVEVYLGDEFIGVIFRDDEDGEVSYDFNMAILGFDLDTDAA, via the coding sequence TTGGACCAGCAAGAAATCATCCGCCTTGAGACTTATCTTCGGAAGAAGTTCCGGCTGGATATCATTGAAGTGCGCCAGCGCCCCATCAAGGATGATTCCGTTGAGGTGTATTTGGGCGATGAGTTCATAGGTGTGATTTTCCGCGACGACGAAGATGGCGAAGTCTCCTATGACTTCAACATGGCTATTCTGGGCTTTGATCTGGATACGGACGCCGCGTAA
- a CDS encoding SDR family NAD(P)-dependent oxidoreductase: MKDFRDKVVVITGGATGIGFSFAKQFGAHGAKIVLAGRRRNRLDKAVAALGAQGVDAAGCVCDVSKRADVEALADFAWDTFGQADVLLNNAGVSQRLSTLLKMDLDDFRALYEINVFGVLNGIQVFGRRFVEQGTPAAIYNLGSENSLFPAVPASHAYVSSKHAVLAITELLAEEMPDFIDVALICPGFVQSEMTQAMPGGMDTDAYTAIAMKQLMDGQFYVVSHAYNMVHIDKRYTALKEAYATYAPRYEGDDEHDARTMFAKMRG, translated from the coding sequence ATGAAAGACTTCAGGGACAAGGTGGTGGTTATCACCGGCGGCGCAACCGGCATCGGCTTTTCATTCGCCAAACAGTTTGGGGCGCACGGCGCAAAAATTGTGCTCGCAGGCCGCCGCAGGAACCGGCTTGATAAAGCGGTTGCAGCCCTTGGTGCACAGGGTGTGGATGCTGCGGGATGTGTTTGCGATGTCAGCAAACGTGCGGATGTAGAGGCGTTGGCGGATTTTGCGTGGGACACTTTTGGGCAGGCCGATGTTTTGCTTAACAATGCGGGCGTCAGCCAGCGGCTTTCAACTCTGTTGAAAATGGACCTCGACGATTTTCGGGCGCTGTATGAGATAAATGTGTTTGGCGTGCTCAACGGCATACAGGTTTTCGGGCGGCGTTTTGTCGAGCAGGGCACACCGGCAGCGATTTACAATCTGGGTTCAGAGAACAGTCTGTTTCCGGCCGTTCCCGCATCACACGCCTATGTTTCATCAAAGCACGCGGTGCTGGCGATCACTGAATTGTTGGCCGAGGAAATGCCGGACTTCATAGATGTGGCGCTGATCTGTCCGGGGTTTGTGCAGTCTGAAATGACGCAGGCCATGCCCGGCGGCATGGACACCGATGCCTATACGGCCATTGCGATGAAGCAGCTTATGGACGGTCAGTTCTATGTGGTGTCACACGCTTACAACATGGTGCATATCGATAAGCGATACACTGCGCTGAAAGAAGCCTACGCAACATATGCGCCGCGCTATGAGGGTGATGATGAGCACGACGCGCGGACAATGTTCGCGAAAATGCGCGGGTAG
- a CDS encoding MFS transporter: MTNTTSPGTAGSRPSMGERLKAAPLAAYAALTFPMGGLGLPITVYLPPLYATEVGLGLALVGTIFMLTRIFDVVTDPIMGVVIDHYPTRWGRRRHWIALSVPLLLVAAFFVYFPSPDASAGYLLVWMLVLYVGFTMLTIAHQSWGAELSTDYAERNRIYGWREVAIILGMISVLGLPAALELTAGVDAFGKVGAMGWFLIITLPLTALAAIMLVPDKTAPVNEERKIEWRQALRVLATNWSMARIVAADMMTSLAIGIIGSSYLFLARFVWELAGYSSLMLLGYFVLGFAGMPFWMWLAKRMSKHRALCVAFIWSIVAQLVYLFPGSGDFGLALFATFFLGFAFGAGPFLLRSMMADVCDKDRLDTGHNRTALLYALLTTTAKVGAAVSVGVTYALLAWVGFDPSSTTNTPEALDGLRLIFALLPIVFLVAAIALIWNYPIDHAAQAEIRRQLEEKQAADATLAD; the protein is encoded by the coding sequence TTGACCAACACAACTTCGCCTGGCACCGCAGGCTCCCGCCCTTCCATGGGCGAGCGCCTGAAAGCCGCACCGCTGGCGGCCTATGCCGCCCTTACTTTTCCCATGGGCGGGCTGGGCCTGCCTATCACGGTGTACCTGCCGCCACTGTATGCAACCGAGGTTGGTCTGGGGCTTGCGCTGGTCGGCACCATCTTCATGCTGACGCGCATTTTTGATGTGGTGACGGACCCGATCATGGGCGTGGTGATTGACCACTACCCCACCCGCTGGGGCCGCCGCCGCCATTGGATAGCCCTGTCGGTGCCGCTGCTGCTGGTCGCGGCATTTTTTGTGTATTTCCCCTCGCCTGACGCAAGCGCCGGCTACCTTCTGGTGTGGATGCTCGTGCTTTATGTGGGCTTCACCATGCTCACAATTGCGCATCAAAGCTGGGGCGCTGAACTCTCAACCGACTACGCCGAGCGCAACCGCATTTATGGGTGGCGCGAAGTGGCGATCATTCTTGGGATGATTTCCGTGCTCGGCCTGCCAGCCGCGCTGGAACTCACAGCCGGTGTGGATGCATTCGGCAAGGTCGGTGCCATGGGGTGGTTCCTCATAATAACGCTGCCGCTGACCGCTTTGGCCGCCATCATGCTGGTGCCGGACAAGACAGCCCCGGTGAACGAAGAGCGCAAAATAGAATGGCGCCAGGCGCTGCGCGTGCTGGCAACCAACTGGAGCATGGCGCGTATTGTGGCTGCCGACATGATGACCAGCCTTGCTATTGGCATCATTGGCTCAAGTTATCTGTTTCTGGCGCGTTTTGTTTGGGAACTGGCCGGCTATTCAAGCCTGATGCTGCTGGGGTATTTCGTGCTTGGTTTTGCCGGAATGCCGTTTTGGATGTGGCTGGCCAAACGCATGTCGAAGCACCGTGCGTTATGCGTTGCATTCATCTGGAGCATCGTCGCGCAGCTTGTGTATCTGTTTCCCGGTTCGGGTGATTTCGGGCTGGCGTTGTTCGCCACATTCTTCCTTGGTTTTGCATTTGGCGCAGGCCCGTTCCTGTTGCGCTCCATGATGGCTGATGTTTGTGATAAGGACCGTCTGGATACTGGACACAACCGCACTGCCCTGCTCTACGCATTGCTGACCACCACCGCAAAAGTGGGCGCGGCCGTGTCTGTGGGCGTGACATACGCCCTGCTGGCATGGGTCGGGTTCGATCCTTCATCGACCACCAATACGCCAGAAGCCCTTGATGGACTGCGCCTGATCTTCGCACTGCTGCCGATTGTCTTCCTGGTGGCTGCCATTGCCCTGATCTGGAATTACCCGATTGACCATGCCGCGCAAGCCGAGATTCGCCGCCAGCTTGAAGAAAAACAGGCCGCTGATGCCACGTTGGCAGACTGA
- a CDS encoding copper chaperone PCu(A)C: MIRRILLALTLTAPLAIVACSQGGDSEISVEEPYARQTIGLGTTGAAYMVIRNTGSGDDRLIAASSPNATSVEMHTHEKDGDVMRMRMIDGIDIPAGDVVTLQPGGLHLMLFEVMEGLQVDATVPMTLTFEKAGEISTMVSVVATGGGAPANHGEMDHGAMDHGGMDHTGQ; the protein is encoded by the coding sequence ATGATCCGCCGCATTCTGCTTGCTCTAACGCTCACGGCCCCGCTTGCCATTGTTGCCTGTTCTCAGGGCGGTGACAGCGAGATCAGTGTCGAAGAGCCCTATGCCCGCCAGACCATCGGCCTTGGCACAACAGGTGCCGCCTACATGGTCATTCGCAATACCGGGTCCGGCGACGATAGGCTGATAGCGGCCTCATCGCCCAACGCGACCAGTGTTGAGATGCACACCCACGAAAAAGATGGCGACGTCATGCGGATGCGGATGATCGACGGCATCGATATTCCCGCAGGCGATGTTGTTACGCTCCAACCCGGAGGCCTTCACCTGATGCTGTTTGAGGTGATGGAAGGATTGCAGGTTGACGCAACAGTGCCGATGACCCTCACCTTTGAAAAGGCCGGCGAGATTTCAACGATGGTGTCGGTTGTTGCAACTGGTGGCGGAGCGCCCGCAAACCACGGGGAAATGGACCACGGGGCAATGGATCATGGCGGCATGGACCATACCGGCCAGTAG
- a CDS encoding glucose 1-dehydrogenase: protein MAKQMQGGKTEQVLAGKVALVTGAARGLGRASALGLAREGASVVVTDLRADEGQAVVDEIAGEGGKAVFIGHDVTSEEQWEAACAKAEEAFGALHILVNNAGIAPAGEYIENLELADWKHVTAIDLDSVFLGCKHGIRTIKKYATKENADGAIINISSIMGLVGFPRNADYNASKGGVRLLTKVAALECAELGYGIRVNSIHPGFIDTALVRDAVEEGTKRPDAVFQSSNEMIDMLVMAHPLGKLGDPRDIGDAVVFLASNKSGFITGTEFVVDGGYTIQ from the coding sequence ATGGCCAAGCAGATGCAGGGCGGAAAAACAGAGCAGGTACTGGCGGGAAAGGTCGCCCTGGTCACAGGTGCCGCGCGTGGCCTTGGACGGGCTTCAGCGCTTGGCCTTGCCCGTGAGGGTGCATCCGTTGTGGTAACTGATCTGCGCGCTGATGAAGGTCAGGCCGTTGTGGATGAGATAGCAGGTGAGGGCGGCAAGGCTGTGTTCATCGGTCATGATGTGACCAGCGAAGAACAGTGGGAAGCAGCATGTGCCAAAGCCGAGGAGGCTTTTGGCGCGCTGCATATTCTGGTCAACAATGCGGGCATTGCACCCGCCGGCGAGTACATTGAAAACCTTGAGCTGGCCGACTGGAAACATGTAACGGCGATTGATCTGGACAGTGTGTTTCTTGGCTGCAAGCACGGCATCCGCACAATAAAAAAATACGCCACTAAAGAAAATGCGGATGGGGCGATCATCAACATTTCGTCGATCATGGGGCTGGTCGGGTTTCCACGCAACGCGGACTACAACGCCTCCAAGGGCGGCGTGCGCCTGCTGACCAAGGTTGCAGCGCTTGAGTGCGCCGAGCTTGGCTATGGTATTCGGGTCAATTCAATTCATCCCGGCTTCATTGATACAGCGCTGGTGCGCGATGCCGTGGAAGAAGGCACCAAGCGGCCTGACGCCGTATTCCAGAGTTCAAACGAGATGATTGATATGCTGGTGATGGCGCACCCGCTGGGCAAGCTGGGTGACCCGCGCGACATTGGCGATGCGGTTGTGTTCCTTGCCAGCAACAAATCAGGTTTTATCACCGGCACCGAGTTTGTTGTGGATGGTGGGTACACTATTCAGTAG
- the cysE gene encoding serine O-acetyltransferase — MSQSMKTSGSPLAQVDPVWERIRREAEESAQTEPILASYLHAAILNHRSFESSLAYHLAEELGNKQAGAMLLQQVFDEAYESTPDIADMARADLMAVFDRDPACDYFLQPLLYFKGFQALQCFRVAHWCWNQKRVAMAYHLQSRISEAYGVDIHPNAKIGRGVMMDHATSIVIGETAVVGDDVSMLHSVTLGGTGKEDGDRHPKIGRGVLLGAGAKVLGNITVGDCSRVAAGSVVTKDVPRNTTVAGVPAKVIGESGCPEPARSMDQMVGCCEEEDGSAI; from the coding sequence ATGTCTCAGTCTATGAAAACATCCGGCTCGCCGCTCGCGCAGGTTGACCCCGTATGGGAGCGCATTCGCCGCGAGGCTGAAGAAAGCGCCCAAACCGAGCCCATTCTTGCAAGCTATCTGCACGCGGCCATTCTCAATCATCGCTCATTTGAGAGTTCGCTGGCATATCATCTGGCGGAGGAGCTGGGCAACAAGCAGGCCGGTGCCATGCTGTTACAGCAGGTTTTTGATGAGGCCTACGAAAGCACTCCCGACATTGCAGATATGGCGCGTGCTGACCTGATGGCGGTTTTTGACCGTGACCCGGCGTGCGATTACTTTCTTCAGCCGTTGCTGTACTTCAAGGGCTTTCAGGCGTTGCAATGCTTCCGCGTGGCACATTGGTGCTGGAACCAGAAGCGGGTGGCCATGGCATATCACCTGCAAAGCCGCATCTCGGAGGCCTACGGTGTTGATATTCATCCCAATGCCAAAATTGGCCGTGGCGTGATGATGGATCACGCGACCTCGATTGTCATCGGCGAGACGGCCGTTGTGGGGGATGATGTGTCGATGCTGCATTCAGTCACGCTTGGCGGCACCGGCAAGGAAGACGGTGACCGTCACCCGAAAATCGGCCGTGGTGTTTTGCTGGGGGCTGGGGCCAAAGTGCTTGGCAACATCACGGTGGGTGACTGTTCACGGGTTGCAGCAGGATCGGTTGTCACCAAGGATGTGCCGCGGAACACAACAGTGGCGGGGGTGCCCGCCAAGGTGATTGGTGAATCAGGCTGCCCGGAACCCGCCCGCAGCATGGACCAGATGGTGGGATGCTGCGAAGAAGAAGACGGATCCGCCATTTAG